Proteins encoded by one window of Nocardia goodfellowii:
- the guaA gene encoding glutamine-hydrolyzing GMP synthase → MAVADSQRPVLVVDFGAQYAQLIARRVRESSVYSEVIPHTMSVSEIAEKQPLAVILSGGPSSVYADGAPQLDAKLFDLEVPVFGICYGFQAMAQALGGTVAHTGTREYGRTEFKVDGGLLHGGLPTTQPVWMSHGDAVTEAPSGFEVTGTSAGAPVAAFEDRARRLAGVQYHPEVLHSPHGQQVLSRFLHEIAEIKATWTPANIADSLVAQVREQVGDGHAICGLSGGVDSAVAAALVQRAIGDRLTCVFVDHGLLRAGEREQVQQDFVASTGAKLVTVDAVDKFLGELKGVTDPEEKRKIIGREFIRSFEEAVAGVVAEHGAADGVAPKVEFLVQGTLYPDVVESGGGTGTANIKSHHNVGGLPDDLEFDLVEPLRLLFKDEVRAVGRELGLPEEIVARQPFPGPGLGIRIIGEVTLERLELLRQADAIAREELTAAGLDKSIWQCPVVLLADVRSVGVQGDGRTYGHPIVLRPVSSEDAMTADWTRLPYEVLERISTRITNEVAEVNRVVLDVTSKPPGTIEWE, encoded by the coding sequence ATGGCGGTGGCAGATTCCCAGAGACCGGTCCTCGTCGTCGACTTCGGTGCCCAGTACGCCCAGCTGATCGCTCGTCGAGTCCGCGAATCGAGCGTCTACTCCGAGGTGATCCCGCACACCATGTCGGTGTCGGAGATCGCGGAGAAGCAGCCGCTCGCGGTGATTCTGTCCGGCGGCCCGTCCAGCGTGTACGCCGACGGCGCGCCGCAGCTGGACGCGAAGCTGTTCGACCTCGAAGTCCCCGTCTTCGGCATCTGCTACGGCTTCCAGGCCATGGCCCAGGCGCTCGGCGGCACCGTCGCGCACACCGGCACCCGGGAGTACGGCCGCACCGAGTTCAAGGTCGACGGCGGTTTGCTGCACGGTGGCCTGCCCACCACCCAGCCGGTGTGGATGAGCCACGGTGACGCGGTCACCGAGGCGCCGTCCGGGTTCGAGGTCACCGGCACCAGCGCGGGCGCGCCGGTCGCCGCGTTCGAGGACCGGGCCCGTCGCCTGGCCGGCGTGCAGTACCACCCGGAAGTGCTGCATTCGCCGCACGGCCAGCAGGTGCTCAGCCGCTTCCTGCACGAGATCGCCGAGATCAAAGCCACCTGGACGCCCGCCAATATCGCCGACTCGCTGGTCGCGCAGGTGCGCGAGCAGGTCGGTGACGGCCACGCGATCTGCGGCCTGTCCGGCGGCGTGGACAGCGCCGTCGCCGCCGCGCTCGTGCAGCGCGCCATCGGTGACAGGTTGACCTGTGTGTTCGTCGACCACGGTCTGCTGCGGGCGGGGGAGCGCGAGCAGGTCCAGCAGGATTTCGTCGCCTCCACCGGCGCCAAGCTGGTGACTGTCGACGCGGTCGACAAGTTCCTCGGTGAGCTGAAGGGTGTCACCGATCCGGAGGAGAAGCGCAAGATCATCGGCCGGGAGTTCATCCGGTCGTTCGAGGAAGCCGTGGCCGGTGTGGTCGCCGAGCACGGCGCCGCCGACGGCGTCGCGCCGAAGGTCGAGTTCCTGGTGCAGGGCACGCTGTATCCGGACGTGGTGGAATCCGGCGGTGGCACCGGCACCGCGAACATCAAGTCGCATCACAATGTCGGCGGGCTGCCCGACGACCTGGAGTTCGATCTGGTCGAGCCGCTGCGGCTGCTGTTCAAGGACGAGGTCCGCGCGGTCGGCCGGGAACTGGGCCTGCCCGAGGAAATCGTTGCGCGCCAGCCGTTCCCGGGGCCGGGTCTGGGCATCCGCATCATCGGCGAGGTGACTCTGGAACGGCTCGAGCTGTTGCGGCAGGCCGATGCGATCGCGCGTGAGGAACTCACCGCCGCCGGACTCGACAAGTCCATCTGGCAGTGCCCTGTGGTGCTGCTGGCCGATGTCCGCAGCGTCGGCGTCCAGGGCGACGGTCGCACCTACGGCCACCCGATCGTGTTGCGCCCGGTGTCCAGCGAGGACGCCATGACCGCCGACTGGACGCGCCTGCCCTATGAAGTGCTGGAACGCATTTCGACCCGGATCACCAACGAGGTGGCGGAGGTCAACCGCGTAGTGCTCGATGTGACGAGCAAGCCGCCGGGCACCATCGAATGGGAGTGA
- a CDS encoding alpha/beta fold hydrolase, whose protein sequence is MPFARAIDADIHYEDSGGDGPVVLLAHEFFMDRTMFASQTAALAPEFRIVSWDARGHGRTTDQGLPFTYWTAARDALTVLDQLGAERAVIGGTAQGGFTALRTALIAPERVSALILISTEAHGHTPEQSTATLKFLDEWYDEDSRQRAVNQLAHWLIGDDDGYREVWTKRWLARDRRGIEVAAGCLLARDSVLDRLGEITCPALVIHATDSGIARHRARQLSRGLAHSTYVEITGARLAVTMTHADTVNHAIRRFLRERLTHAR, encoded by the coding sequence GTGCCATTCGCCCGTGCGATAGACGCCGACATCCACTACGAGGACAGCGGCGGTGACGGTCCGGTGGTGCTGCTCGCCCACGAGTTCTTCATGGACCGCACCATGTTCGCGTCCCAAACGGCCGCGCTGGCACCGGAATTCCGCATCGTGTCATGGGACGCGCGCGGCCACGGCCGCACCACCGACCAGGGCCTGCCCTTCACCTACTGGACCGCCGCGCGGGACGCGCTGACCGTCCTGGACCAGCTCGGCGCCGAGCGGGCGGTCATCGGCGGCACCGCGCAGGGCGGCTTCACCGCCCTGCGCACGGCCCTCATTGCGCCGGAACGGGTTTCCGCGCTCATCCTGATCAGCACCGAGGCGCACGGCCACACCCCCGAGCAGTCCACCGCCACCCTCAAGTTCCTGGACGAGTGGTACGACGAGGATTCCCGGCAGCGGGCGGTAAACCAATTGGCGCACTGGTTGATCGGCGACGACGACGGGTACCGCGAGGTGTGGACCAAACGCTGGCTGGCCCGCGACCGCCGCGGTATCGAGGTCGCCGCCGGCTGCCTGCTCGCACGCGACTCGGTGCTCGACCGCCTGGGCGAAATCACCTGCCCCGCACTGGTTATCCACGCCACCGATTCCGGCATCGCGCGCCATCGCGCTCGCCAGCTCAGCCGCGGCCTGGCGCACTCCACCTATGTGGAGATCACCGGCGCCCGCCTGGCGGTCACCATGACCCATGCCGACACGGTCAACCACGCGATCCGGCGGTTCCTCCGCGAGCGGCTCACCCACGCCCGCTGA
- a CDS encoding response regulator transcription factor, protein MRVFLVDDHAVFRSGVRAELSREADMEVVGEAGGVAEAIAGIKATTPDVVLLDVHMPDGGGVAVLQGIEAWGEAPEQAQAGAASVRPVCLALSVSDAAEDVIAVIRAGARGYVTKTISGSELAAGVRRVAGGDAVFSPRLAGFVLDSFTGKSPVPEPPLDPELDSLTPRELEVLRLLARGYTYREIAESLFISVKTVETHASNVLRKTQQSNRNALTRWAHRRRID, encoded by the coding sequence GTGCGGGTTTTTCTCGTCGATGATCACGCCGTGTTCCGGTCCGGTGTGCGGGCGGAACTGAGTCGCGAGGCGGATATGGAAGTGGTCGGCGAGGCCGGTGGGGTGGCCGAGGCGATCGCCGGGATCAAGGCGACCACGCCGGATGTGGTGCTGCTCGACGTGCATATGCCCGACGGCGGCGGGGTCGCGGTGCTGCAAGGTATCGAGGCCTGGGGCGAAGCCCCGGAACAAGCGCAGGCCGGGGCCGCGAGCGTACGCCCGGTGTGCTTGGCGCTCAGCGTCTCCGATGCCGCCGAAGACGTGATCGCCGTGATCCGCGCGGGCGCGCGCGGGTACGTCACCAAGACGATCTCGGGTTCTGAGCTGGCCGCCGGCGTCCGCCGGGTGGCGGGCGGGGACGCGGTGTTCAGTCCGCGACTGGCCGGTTTCGTGCTCGACTCCTTCACCGGAAAGTCCCCGGTCCCGGAACCGCCGCTGGATCCCGAGCTGGATTCGCTGACACCCCGCGAACTCGAGGTGCTGCGCCTGCTCGCTCGCGGCTACACCTACCGCGAAATCGCCGAAAGTTTGTTCATCTCGGTGAAAACCGTGGAAACCCACGCCTCCAACGTGCTCCGCAAAACCCAGCAGTCCAACCGCAACGCACTCACCCGCTGGGCGCATCGCCGCCGCATCGACTAG
- a CDS encoding serine/threonine-protein kinase gives MIERPRPIVGPDYLVAGRYRLQSKLGGGGMGAVWLAHDRLLDRDVAIKQVLSTAGLDERQATEIRNQIMHEGRVAAKLSHDHAIAVYDVALEAGEPWLVMEHLPSRSVAKAMAVFETLPVIEVAQMGAQVADALAAAHAVGITHRDIKPGNILVADRGPAVGMAKLSDFGISRGAGELSDEPEGVITGTPAYLPPEVARGAQPTEASDVFSLGATLYTAIEGQPPFGLDEDANVLVERAAMAQIIPPQRCGVLTNALLHMMEPAPQRRPTMAEARDEILTAAFGPGTGPYILGAPVRAEDGTIPAWATRNSASGVRSPHAAPLPRPHRQQTNAQPEPTGQRSTSQRPLGRKPPQTSNAPLVIAIGLLVGLVLLIAIVIALM, from the coding sequence ATGATCGAGCGCCCCCGACCCATCGTCGGCCCGGACTATCTGGTCGCCGGCCGCTACCGTCTGCAATCGAAGCTCGGTGGCGGCGGTATGGGCGCGGTCTGGCTGGCGCACGACCGGTTGCTCGATCGCGACGTCGCCATCAAGCAGGTGCTTTCCACGGCCGGGCTGGACGAACGCCAGGCCACCGAGATCCGTAACCAGATCATGCATGAGGGCCGGGTCGCGGCGAAACTGTCGCACGACCACGCCATCGCCGTCTACGACGTGGCGCTGGAAGCCGGCGAACCCTGGCTGGTGATGGAGCATCTGCCCTCGCGCAGCGTGGCCAAGGCGATGGCGGTGTTCGAGACGCTCCCGGTCATCGAGGTGGCGCAGATGGGCGCGCAGGTCGCCGACGCACTCGCCGCCGCGCACGCCGTGGGCATCACGCACCGCGACATCAAACCGGGCAATATCCTTGTGGCCGACCGGGGTCCGGCCGTCGGCATGGCCAAACTCAGCGACTTCGGTATCTCCCGGGGCGCGGGCGAACTCTCCGACGAACCCGAAGGCGTCATCACCGGCACCCCCGCGTATCTACCGCCGGAGGTGGCGCGCGGCGCGCAGCCGACCGAGGCCAGCGATGTCTTCTCACTCGGCGCGACGCTGTACACCGCGATCGAGGGTCAGCCGCCGTTCGGTCTGGACGAGGACGCCAACGTCCTGGTCGAGCGGGCCGCGATGGCGCAGATCATTCCGCCGCAGCGCTGCGGGGTGCTCACCAACGCGCTGCTGCACATGATGGAACCGGCGCCGCAGCGCCGCCCCACCATGGCGGAGGCGCGCGACGAAATCCTCACCGCCGCCTTCGGTCCCGGCACCGGGCCCTACATTCTCGGCGCGCCGGTGCGCGCCGAAGACGGCACCATTCCGGCATGGGCGACCCGCAATTCCGCGTCCGGCGTACGCAGCCCGCATGCGGCCCCGCTACCCCGCCCGCACCGCCAGCAGACGAACGCGCAGCCGGAGCCGACCGGCCAGCGATCCACTAGTCAGCGCCCCCTCGGCCGCAAACCCCCGCAGACCAGCAACGCGCCGTTGGTGATCGCCATCGGCCTGCTCGTCGGCCTCGTCCTCCTCATCGCGATCGTCATCGCGCTCATGTGA
- a CDS encoding MspA family porin, translated as MSIKSAAVMLTGIAVAGAVFGAAPANAFGYPAHENNYATPTGFGFTVGHTDMAAHPVAPQNGVPTTREVFLNNTAYGRVDSLGTATLKSGYLVGCVVGIDLTFGAHAGAGFDAGVTLGAGGSPDALESSLDAGIGPEISASMDLDLEITPGVIKRIETGVRELSGNRTGYVMSRDFHLLVEGCGGPLTIRPFTTIDVESPEATTNGAVYGDPIVF; from the coding sequence ATGTCCATCAAGTCCGCCGCCGTCATGCTTACCGGGATCGCTGTGGCCGGGGCCGTTTTCGGAGCCGCACCCGCCAACGCCTTCGGCTACCCGGCCCACGAGAACAACTACGCCACACCCACCGGATTCGGATTCACCGTGGGGCACACCGATATGGCGGCGCATCCGGTGGCGCCACAGAACGGTGTGCCGACCACGCGGGAGGTGTTCCTGAACAACACCGCATACGGCCGCGTCGACAGCCTGGGTACGGCCACGCTGAAATCCGGCTACCTGGTCGGCTGTGTGGTCGGCATCGACCTGACCTTCGGAGCGCACGCGGGCGCGGGCTTCGACGCGGGCGTCACCCTGGGTGCCGGCGGCAGCCCCGACGCGCTGGAGTCGAGCCTGGACGCCGGCATCGGCCCGGAGATCTCGGCCTCGATGGACCTGGACCTGGAAATCACGCCGGGCGTGATCAAACGGATCGAGACCGGTGTCAGGGAGCTGTCCGGCAACCGGACCGGCTATGTGATGAGCCGCGATTTCCACTTGCTCGTGGAGGGCTGCGGCGGGCCCTTGACCATCCGCCCTTTCACGACCATCGACGTGGAATCCCCGGAAGCCACGACCAACGGCGCGGTCTACGGGGATCCGATCGTCTTCTGA
- a CDS encoding ATP-binding protein: MYPSMPAFDAARSADPRGKPTLVFHAGAEQPKLERRSGGRIVGGVAGGIADHLGLDAFKVRMAFVLLSALAGAGVVAYGLLWIFTPGGSDEVKPSGTERRRSIGLALLGLGLTIAVSWLMNGTMAAKVIVPIIVVAVGAALVWREYDTDGPRSLLGLPARSSVVTWARIVAGATMIVAGLGVVVLARIDLSSLGSALIAVAVTLVGAGLLTVPLWLRMMRALNTERAARIRNEEREEIASHLHDSVLQTLALIQRQAADPQEVTRLARSQERELRKWLFEDPGPAESSLAAALRTIAGEVEDQHGVKVTPVTVGDVSMDTDDSGNGLPKEHFTALLGASREALVNAAKHAGVPEIDLFAEAEPHQVSIFVRDRGAGFDVHAVAQDRQGVAKSIRGRIERRGGQVEILSNPGRGTEVRIIMPRTDSGVAEEADAASSEGVPEFSPISADAPTARIARPVPGE, from the coding sequence ATGTACCCGTCCATGCCCGCGTTCGACGCTGCCCGAAGTGCGGACCCGCGCGGCAAGCCGACGCTGGTGTTTCATGCCGGGGCGGAGCAGCCGAAATTGGAGCGGCGCTCGGGTGGGCGGATCGTCGGCGGGGTGGCCGGCGGTATCGCCGATCATCTCGGGCTCGACGCGTTCAAGGTGCGGATGGCCTTCGTCCTGCTGTCCGCGCTGGCCGGAGCGGGCGTCGTCGCCTACGGGCTGCTGTGGATCTTCACCCCCGGTGGTTCGGATGAGGTGAAACCCTCCGGGACGGAGCGGCGGCGGTCGATCGGGCTGGCGCTGCTCGGACTCGGGCTGACCATCGCGGTGTCCTGGCTGATGAACGGGACCATGGCGGCGAAGGTGATCGTGCCGATCATCGTGGTCGCGGTCGGTGCGGCGCTGGTGTGGCGCGAGTACGACACCGACGGCCCGCGCTCGTTGCTCGGGCTGCCCGCGCGCTCCTCGGTGGTGACGTGGGCGCGCATCGTCGCCGGGGCCACCATGATCGTGGCCGGGCTCGGTGTGGTGGTGCTGGCCCGGATCGATTTGAGCTCGCTCGGTTCGGCGCTGATCGCGGTGGCGGTGACGCTGGTCGGTGCGGGTCTGCTGACGGTGCCGCTGTGGCTGCGCATGATGCGGGCGCTGAATACCGAACGCGCCGCGCGCATTCGCAACGAGGAGCGTGAGGAGATCGCTTCCCACCTGCACGATTCGGTGCTGCAGACGCTCGCGCTGATCCAGCGTCAGGCCGCCGACCCGCAGGAGGTGACCAGGCTGGCCCGCAGCCAGGAACGCGAGCTGCGGAAGTGGCTGTTCGAGGATCCCGGCCCGGCGGAGTCGAGTCTGGCCGCCGCGCTGCGCACCATCGCCGGTGAGGTGGAGGACCAGCACGGGGTGAAGGTGACTCCGGTGACCGTCGGCGACGTCTCGATGGACACCGACGACAGCGGAAACGGTTTACCGAAGGAACATTTCACGGCGCTGCTCGGCGCGAGCCGGGAGGCGCTGGTCAACGCGGCCAAGCACGCCGGGGTGCCGGAGATCGACCTGTTCGCCGAGGCCGAACCGCACCAGGTCAGTATTTTCGTGCGTGATCGCGGCGCCGGGTTCGATGTGCACGCGGTGGCACAGGACCGGCAGGGTGTGGCGAAGTCGATTCGCGGACGGATCGAGCGCCGCGGCGGTCAGGTGGAGATCCTGTCCAATCCGGGGCGCGGCACCGAAGTGCGAATCATCATGCCGCGCACCGATTCCGGGGTGGCCGAAGAAGCCGATGCGGCGAGTTCCGAGGGCGTGCCGGAGTTCTCGCCCATCTCCGCCGACGCGCCGACCGCGCGTATCGCGCGTCCGGTCCCCGGCGAGTAG
- a CDS encoding DNA polymerase Y family protein, whose product MAELPATRPVAVLYGNQVVACSAVARAEGVRRGLRRREAQARCPELFLVQADSDRDARLFEPVVAAVDETVPGVEVLRPGLLVLGARGAARFFGSEEAAAERLVDAVAAVGVEAQIGIADELSTAVIAAKRAAIVAPGEGAAFLAPLPIGELAVEPSLAAPERHELVDLLHRLGLRRIGDFAALTAADVASRFGRDAVLAHRCARAVPERPPSARRPPPELHVEYRCDPPIDRVDAAAFAGRMLAARLHAVLSAASVSCTRLSVYAETEAGEQLSRIWRCAEPLTPEGTADRVRWQLDGWLTRRDRPTAPLTLLRLEPVEIAQAGTLQLGLWGGVGEETERARRALIRVQGLLGGEAVRFGVLSGGRGPAERITMVVLGDEPVPAADPDQPWPGSLPQPAPAMLLLNRPAVLLQAADGTPVRITDRGLFTAPPARLTWGSRHWPLAGWAGPWPIDDRWWTPDSTVTARAQVQLDGAPSDTRVLLLIYRADTWHAEGIYD is encoded by the coding sequence ATGGCGGAGTTGCCGGCGACGCGGCCGGTGGCGGTGTTGTACGGGAATCAGGTGGTGGCGTGTTCGGCGGTGGCGCGGGCCGAGGGGGTGCGGCGTGGGTTGCGGCGGCGGGAGGCGCAGGCGCGGTGCCCGGAACTGTTTCTGGTGCAGGCGGATTCGGATCGGGACGCGCGGTTGTTCGAGCCGGTGGTGGCGGCCGTGGACGAGACGGTGCCCGGGGTGGAGGTGCTGCGGCCGGGGTTGCTGGTGCTCGGGGCGCGTGGTGCGGCAAGGTTTTTCGGGTCCGAGGAGGCGGCGGCTGAACGGCTCGTCGACGCGGTGGCCGCGGTCGGGGTGGAAGCGCAGATCGGGATCGCCGACGAGTTGTCCACGGCGGTGATCGCGGCCAAGCGGGCCGCGATCGTGGCGCCGGGGGAGGGGGCGGCTTTTCTCGCACCGCTGCCCATCGGCGAGCTGGCGGTGGAACCGAGCCTGGCCGCACCGGAGCGTCATGAACTCGTAGATCTGCTGCATCGCTTGGGTTTACGCCGCATCGGCGACTTCGCGGCGCTGACCGCCGCCGATGTCGCCTCGCGGTTCGGCCGGGACGCGGTGCTGGCGCATCGCTGTGCCCGCGCCGTACCGGAACGCCCGCCCTCCGCACGCCGTCCACCGCCGGAATTGCACGTGGAGTACCGCTGCGATCCGCCGATCGATCGGGTCGACGCCGCCGCCTTCGCCGGCCGGATGCTGGCCGCCCGGCTGCATGCCGTGCTGTCGGCCGCGTCGGTGTCCTGCACGCGCCTGTCGGTGTACGCGGAAACCGAAGCGGGCGAGCAACTCTCCCGGATCTGGCGTTGCGCGGAACCGCTGACCCCGGAGGGCACCGCCGACCGGGTGCGCTGGCAACTCGACGGCTGGCTGACCCGCCGCGACCGTCCGACCGCTCCCCTCACTCTGTTGCGCCTGGAACCCGTCGAGATCGCGCAGGCCGGCACGCTCCAGCTCGGCCTGTGGGGCGGGGTCGGCGAGGAAACCGAGCGCGCGCGCCGCGCCCTGATCCGCGTGCAGGGGCTGCTCGGCGGCGAGGCGGTGCGCTTCGGCGTGCTCAGCGGCGGCCGCGGCCCCGCCGAACGCATCACCATGGTGGTGCTGGGTGACGAACCGGTCCCCGCCGCCGACCCGGATCAGCCCTGGCCCGGCAGCCTCCCGCAACCGGCTCCCGCCATGCTCCTGCTGAACCGCCCCGCGGTCCTGCTGCAAGCGGCCGACGGCACCCCGGTCCGGATCACCGATCGGGGTCTGTTCACCGCACCTCCGGCCCGGCTGACCTGGGGCAGTCGCCACTGGCCCCTGGCCGGCTGGGCCGGGCCCTGGCCCATCGACGATCGCTGGTGGACCCCCGACTCCACCGTCACGGCCCGCGCCCAGGTCCAACTCGACGGCGCCCCCTCCGATACCCGCGTTCTCTTACTCATCTACCGCGCCGACACCTGGCACGCCGAAGGCATCTACGACTGA
- a CDS encoding PspC domain-containing protein: MEGMTKTSFGDQLRQMWQTRPVRLPRQGPVAGVAAGFGRRYNIDPVLVRVAFVVSTMFGGAGIVLYLLGWLLLSSPGGESSRAEGLFGKGESSQSHTKTIVLIVALCIAVSSMGPFSSGLAGSGIISLALMLAGWWMLHMRVPNPPPGTSALDSDFDFGTGGGLTATGYPGTAFPTTGNYYSDVMPVYSPYTKLPDAYVPDKPVENAAPASDDQPTVLLDKSETRVDSTAAVDISKPDADDSGQDASASSTSPSLFEQHAPSESGSSAGAPEFLPTRTPSPAPPGLVTPPSWDPLGVAPLAWDLPEPAPARTVVAPPQKRPRSRLTPTVLGLAILAAAGAGAAAVSGVEWMTPGRIAAIALAVVGLGLVVGAFLRRGAGLLVVTAPLAGFVVLASLIGPIDGATIGDRAWAPKSVSELQPEYALSIGTATLDLRSLKLTESRTVDVKVGTGDVRVLLPQDMTVDAKCTVKISDKVDCPPGITGPNTPDAPVLRLNVDMRIGQVEVSRG, encoded by the coding sequence ATGGAGGGCATGACGAAAACGAGCTTCGGCGATCAGCTCCGGCAGATGTGGCAGACCCGCCCCGTCCGACTGCCGCGGCAGGGCCCGGTCGCCGGTGTCGCGGCCGGGTTCGGCAGGCGGTACAACATCGACCCGGTACTGGTCCGGGTCGCGTTCGTGGTGTCGACGATGTTCGGCGGCGCCGGGATCGTGCTGTACCTGCTGGGCTGGCTGCTGCTGAGCTCGCCGGGCGGCGAATCATCGCGTGCCGAAGGGCTTTTCGGCAAGGGCGAGAGCTCGCAGTCGCACACCAAGACCATCGTGCTGATCGTGGCGCTGTGCATCGCGGTCAGTTCGATGGGCCCGTTCAGTTCCGGCCTGGCCGGGTCCGGGATCATCAGCTTGGCGCTGATGCTGGCGGGCTGGTGGATGCTGCACATGCGGGTGCCGAATCCGCCGCCCGGCACCAGCGCGCTGGACAGCGACTTCGATTTCGGTACCGGCGGCGGGCTGACCGCGACCGGTTACCCCGGCACCGCGTTCCCGACCACCGGGAACTACTACTCCGATGTCATGCCGGTGTACTCGCCGTACACCAAACTTCCGGACGCCTACGTGCCGGACAAGCCGGTCGAGAACGCCGCACCCGCCTCCGACGATCAGCCCACCGTCCTGCTGGACAAGAGCGAAACACGCGTCGATTCCACTGCCGCAGTGGACATCTCGAAGCCGGACGCCGATGATTCAGGGCAAGACGCGAGCGCGTCGAGCACGTCGCCGTCACTGTTCGAGCAGCATGCGCCGAGCGAATCCGGTTCCAGCGCAGGCGCTCCCGAGTTCCTGCCCACGCGGACACCGAGCCCGGCCCCTCCCGGCCTCGTCACTCCGCCGTCCTGGGACCCGCTCGGCGTCGCGCCGCTGGCCTGGGATCTGCCCGAGCCCGCACCGGCCCGTACCGTCGTCGCTCCGCCGCAGAAGCGCCCCCGCTCCCGGCTCACCCCCACCGTGCTCGGCCTGGCCATCCTCGCCGCCGCCGGAGCCGGCGCGGCCGCGGTCTCCGGCGTGGAATGGATGACCCCTGGGCGGATCGCCGCGATCGCCTTGGCCGTGGTCGGCCTCGGCCTGGTGGTCGGCGCGTTCCTCCGCCGCGGCGCCGGCCTGCTGGTGGTGACGGCCCCGCTCGCCGGTTTCGTCGTCCTGGCGTCGCTGATCGGCCCGATCGACGGCGCCACCATCGGCGACCGCGCTTGGGCCCCGAAGTCCGTGAGCGAGTTGCAGCCCGAGTACGCCCTGTCGATCGGCACGGCAACGCTGGACCTGCGTTCGCTGAAGCTGACCGAGAGCCGCACGGTGGACGTGAAGGTGGGGACGGGCGATGTCAGAGTCCTTCTGCCGCAAGACATGACCGTCGACGCCAAGTGCACCGTGAAGATAAGTGACAAAGTCGACTGTCCCCCGGGCATCACCGGCCCGAATACCCCCGACGCACCGGTGCTCCGCCTGAATGTGGATATGCGGATCGGGCAAGTGGAGGTGTCCCGTGGCTGA
- a CDS encoding GuaB3 family IMP dehydrogenase-related protein has protein sequence MRDMVEIGMGRTARRTYELDDVDIVPSRRTRSSKQVSLAWQLDAYRFEIPCLAHPTDALVSPRFAIELGRLGGLGVINGEGLWARHADVEAKIDQLVELVAKGGYERAIALLQELHAAPMQPDLLAAAVAQVRAAGVTVAVRVSPQNARALTPALVQTGIDLLVVHGTIISAEHVGDGEPLNLKTFIAELDVPVVAGGVSDHKTALHLMRTGAAGVIVGYGSYPGATTTGEVLGIGVPMATAIADAAAARRDYLDETGGRYVHVIADGDIATSGQLAKAIACGADAAMLGVPLAMAAEAPGRGWYWPSSAAHPSVPRGSMLHVDDPWDLGGEATEPARPNLERVLYGPSDDPFGSLNLVGGLRRSMAKAGYSDLKEFQKVGLSVRA, from the coding sequence GTGCGCGACATGGTCGAGATCGGTATGGGCCGGACCGCCCGGCGTACCTACGAGCTGGACGATGTCGACATCGTGCCCTCGCGGCGGACCCGTTCGTCCAAGCAGGTATCGCTGGCCTGGCAGCTCGACGCCTACCGGTTCGAGATCCCGTGCCTGGCGCATCCGACCGACGCGCTGGTGTCGCCGCGCTTCGCCATCGAGCTCGGCCGCCTGGGCGGGCTCGGCGTGATCAACGGCGAGGGCTTGTGGGCCCGGCACGCCGATGTCGAAGCCAAGATCGACCAGCTGGTCGAATTGGTTGCCAAGGGGGGTTACGAACGAGCCATCGCGCTGCTGCAGGAATTGCACGCCGCGCCGATGCAGCCGGATTTGCTCGCCGCCGCGGTGGCGCAGGTGCGGGCGGCCGGGGTGACCGTCGCGGTGCGCGTCAGCCCGCAGAACGCGCGGGCTCTGACTCCGGCGCTGGTGCAGACCGGCATCGACCTGCTGGTCGTGCACGGCACCATCATCTCCGCCGAGCACGTCGGTGACGGCGAGCCGCTGAACCTGAAGACCTTCATCGCCGAACTGGATGTGCCGGTGGTCGCGGGCGGCGTGAGTGATCACAAGACCGCGCTGCACCTGATGCGTACCGGCGCGGCCGGTGTCATCGTCGGCTACGGCTCCTACCCGGGCGCCACCACCACCGGCGAGGTGCTGGGTATCGGGGTGCCGATGGCCACCGCGATCGCCGACGCGGCCGCGGCGCGCCGCGACTACCTCGACGAGACCGGCGGCCGCTACGTGCACGTCATCGCCGACGGTGACATCGCCACCTCGGGTCAGCTCGCCAAGGCCATCGCCTGTGGCGCGGACGCCGCCATGCTGGGCGTGCCGCTGGCCATGGCGGCCGAAGCGCCGGGCCGTGGCTGGTATTGGCCGTCCTCGGCCGCGCACCCATCGGTGCCGCGCGGTTCCATGCTGCACGTGGACGATCCGTGGGATCTCGGCGGCGAGGCCACCGAACCGGCGCGCCCGAACCTGGAGCGCGTCCTCTACGGCCCGTCCGACGATCCGTTCGGTTCGCTGAACCTGGTCGGCGGTCTGCGACGTTCGATGGCCAAGGCCGGTTACTCCGACCTCAAGGAATTCCAGAAGGTCGGTCTGTCCGTTCGCGCCTGA